In Shouchella patagoniensis, the following are encoded in one genomic region:
- the fdhD gene encoding formate dehydrogenase accessory sulfurtransferase FdhD, with product MTNNVNTVQTSKEILKISNGISEWKTDSIAKEVPLTIKINGEEFVTLVCSPEYIEDMVIGYLASEGVIDSYEMVQSIRVDESKGFVHIQLTRQINKLHQQMQTKRYITSCCGMSRQSFIFASDSKTAKTMKSRNVNVRPEDCFRLMEDMQDSATIFHATGGVHNAALATNDGIIVMRMDIGRHNALDKLYGYCLRNHISLEDKVMIFSGRLSSEIMLKVAKIGCEVVLSKSAPTDRALEIADELEITAIGFIRKRSMNVYTVPERVIQMES from the coding sequence ATGACTAATAACGTAAATACAGTACAAACCTCCAAAGAAATTTTAAAAATCTCTAATGGAATAAGTGAATGGAAAACCGATTCAATTGCTAAAGAAGTACCTTTAACGATTAAGATAAATGGGGAAGAATTTGTGACATTGGTTTGTTCTCCAGAGTATATTGAAGACATGGTTATTGGTTATTTAGCTTCAGAAGGCGTCATTGATTCATATGAAATGGTTCAATCTATAAGAGTGGATGAAAGCAAAGGTTTTGTGCACATTCAATTAACTAGACAAATAAACAAGTTGCATCAACAAATGCAAACAAAACGCTATATCACCTCGTGCTGTGGTATGAGCCGGCAAAGCTTTATATTTGCTTCTGATTCTAAGACGGCTAAGACTATGAAATCTAGGAATGTCAACGTTCGCCCCGAGGATTGTTTTCGATTAATGGAAGACATGCAGGATTCAGCAACCATTTTTCACGCAACAGGAGGTGTGCATAACGCCGCTCTAGCTACAAACGATGGGATCATCGTAATGAGAATGGATATTGGACGGCATAATGCCCTTGATAAGCTATATGGGTACTGTTTGCGGAATCATATTTCATTAGAAGATAAAGTGATGATTTTTAGTGGTAGGCTGTCTTCAGAAATTATGTTGAAGGTAGCAAAAATTGGCTGCGAGGTCGTATTATCTAAATCTGCACCAACAGATCGTGCGTTAGAGATTGCTGATGAGTTAGAAATTACGGCTATTGGTTTTATAAGAAAACGATCAATGAACGTTTATACCGTTCCTGAACGAGTTATACAAATGGAAAGCTAG
- a CDS encoding DUF1641 domain-containing protein, translated as MAKATTIIQKMPVDPDVKREQDIQEIKDALVHNKKAILATLALLQKVQDTEAFNIADASISQREQLVDRLVKQLDDPNITQSIQNLLLLGGALGSVKLADLEPMIFKMNSAIHKVAEYEHKGKGGYVSLVRSLKDPETIEGLNTMVAFVKGFGVDQSKNEMNQPQYELTTLAQGQPKEKEEEVNRKQESRQTTKWYVIAAGALAFVLPLIFNRK; from the coding sequence ATGGCTAAAGCGACAACGATTATTCAAAAGATGCCTGTTGATCCTGATGTAAAAAGAGAACAAGATATACAAGAAATCAAAGACGCGTTAGTCCACAATAAAAAAGCCATTTTAGCTACACTTGCTCTTCTTCAAAAAGTTCAAGATACGGAAGCTTTTAATATAGCTGACGCATCGATTAGCCAGAGAGAACAATTAGTTGATCGACTTGTAAAGCAGTTGGATGATCCAAATATAACGCAATCAATTCAAAATTTATTGTTGTTAGGCGGTGCATTAGGGTCAGTAAAACTGGCGGACTTAGAGCCGATGATTTTTAAAATGAACTCAGCGATCCATAAGGTTGCTGAATATGAGCATAAGGGAAAAGGGGGGTACGTTTCCCTTGTGCGTTCCCTAAAGGATCCAGAAACAATTGAAGGGCTTAACACGATGGTTGCTTTTGTAAAAGGATTTGGTGTTGATCAATCAAAGAATGAAATGAATCAACCCCAATATGAACTGACAACGTTAGCACAAGGACAACCAAAAGAAAAAGAAGAGGAGGTCAACCGCAAACAGGAGTCACGCCAGACGACCAAATGGTATGTTATTGCCGCTGGAGCGTTGGCCTTTGTTTTGCCGTTGATATTTAACAGAAAATGA
- the fdhF gene encoding formate dehydrogenase subunit alpha, with the protein MSEHLEVTLNGERQTVSKDSVLNALTQGGIDVPSLCYHPSLGPIETCDTCIVKVNGEFVRSCSTEIQPGDVVESVGSEVHEAQLIAMDRVLGNHELYCTVCDYNNGNCEIHNAVKEMKITHQETAHSSKEYSIQRNSFYRYDPDQCILCGRCVEACQDLQVTETLSIDWESERPRVIWDKDSPIDESSCVNCGHCSTVCPCNAMMEVGMEGEAGFLTGINEDSMRPMINITKNVETGYQSLMTVSDLEAQMRESRIEKTKTVCTYCGVGCSFDVWTKDRQILKIEPQAEAPANGISTCVKGKFGWDYVNSEERLTKPLIREGNEFREAEWDEALELISKNFKNALKTKGPDSLAFISSSKCTNEESYLMQKLARAVIGTNNIDNCSRYCQSPATMGLWRTVGYGGDSGGIEDIANAELVISIGSNTVESHPVLATRVKRAQKLNGQKVIVADIRKHELAERADLFVHPSPGSDLVWLSAVTKYMIDQGWHDEEFLAEHVNDVDEFIKSLDTYTLDYAEKVTNLTKEELIAIATSIHEAKTTSILWAMGITQHGGGSDTSTAISNLLLVTGNYMKPGAGAYPLRGHNNVQGASDFGSMPDRFPGYQFVTDDEVRARFEKKWAVDLPKEPGLNNHEMVEAIHEGNLDVLYLKGEDMGIVDANANYVQAAFEKLDFFVVQDVFLSRTAQFADVVLPASPSLEKDGTFTNTERRFQRLYKVLEPLGESKPDWQIIKEIANRLDANWTYEHPSEIMDEAALLTPLFAGVSYDRLEGYDSLQWPVAKDGTDTPLLFKDEFPLPEGKARLWPVEWTKPLQFDEEYDIHVNNGRILEHFHEGNMTYRSKAITEKTPREFLEVSPELAKERGIEDGTKVRLTSPYGSVKVSCIVTDRVKGKEVYLPMNTSSEGAINYITSSHSDKDTDTPAYKEISAKMEILEAKGESPLPRINYRYGNPQPQIGVRVEEKWARADYTFPGDLVKERRAKNG; encoded by the coding sequence ATGTCTGAACATTTAGAAGTAACATTAAATGGTGAACGGCAAACTGTAAGTAAAGATTCGGTTTTAAATGCTCTTACACAAGGGGGAATAGATGTCCCAAGCTTATGTTATCACCCAAGTCTAGGGCCAATTGAAACATGTGACACATGTATCGTAAAAGTAAACGGAGAATTCGTTCGTTCATGTTCAACAGAAATTCAACCAGGAGATGTTGTGGAATCGGTAGGGAGCGAAGTTCATGAGGCCCAATTGATTGCAATGGACCGTGTACTTGGTAATCATGAGCTATATTGTACCGTTTGTGATTATAATAACGGAAATTGTGAGATACATAATGCGGTTAAAGAAATGAAAATAACCCACCAAGAGACGGCACATAGCTCCAAAGAATATTCTATTCAACGGAACTCTTTTTATCGCTACGATCCTGATCAATGCATTCTTTGTGGGCGCTGTGTAGAAGCTTGCCAAGATTTGCAAGTAACTGAAACATTATCAATTGATTGGGAATCAGAAAGACCACGTGTTATTTGGGACAAGGATTCGCCAATTGATGAATCCTCTTGTGTAAATTGTGGTCATTGTTCAACAGTTTGTCCTTGTAATGCAATGATGGAAGTTGGTATGGAAGGCGAAGCGGGTTTTTTAACGGGAATTAATGAGGATTCCATGCGACCAATGATAAATATTACAAAAAATGTAGAAACAGGTTATCAGTCATTAATGACCGTTTCTGATCTTGAAGCACAAATGCGGGAGTCGCGAATTGAGAAAACAAAAACCGTTTGTACGTATTGTGGAGTTGGTTGTTCATTCGATGTTTGGACTAAAGACCGACAAATCTTAAAAATTGAACCTCAAGCAGAAGCACCAGCAAATGGCATTTCTACCTGTGTAAAAGGGAAATTTGGTTGGGATTATGTGAATAGTGAAGAAAGATTAACTAAGCCTTTAATTCGTGAAGGAAATGAATTCCGTGAAGCTGAATGGGATGAAGCACTTGAACTGATCTCAAAAAACTTTAAGAATGCATTGAAAACAAAGGGACCTGATTCATTGGCATTTATTTCGTCATCAAAATGTACGAACGAAGAGTCCTACCTAATGCAGAAGCTTGCTCGAGCAGTTATTGGCACTAACAATATTGATAATTGTTCCCGCTATTGTCAATCTCCTGCAACAATGGGGTTATGGCGAACGGTTGGATATGGAGGGGACTCTGGGGGAATTGAAGATATTGCTAATGCAGAGTTAGTTATATCAATTGGCTCTAATACAGTTGAATCACACCCGGTACTTGCTACAAGAGTGAAGAGAGCACAGAAATTAAACGGACAAAAAGTAATTGTAGCTGATATTCGCAAACACGAGCTTGCAGAACGTGCAGATTTATTTGTACACCCTTCTCCAGGGAGCGACCTTGTTTGGTTATCTGCGGTAACAAAATATATGATAGATCAAGGATGGCACGACGAAGAATTCCTTGCCGAACATGTAAATGATGTAGATGAGTTTATAAAGAGTTTGGATACGTATACACTTGACTACGCAGAAAAGGTTACAAATTTAACAAAAGAAGAATTAATTGCTATTGCAACTTCTATCCACGAGGCGAAAACAACTTCTATTTTATGGGCGATGGGTATCACACAACACGGTGGAGGTAGTGACACGAGCACGGCGATTTCTAACTTGTTGCTCGTTACAGGAAACTACATGAAACCTGGGGCAGGTGCGTATCCTTTGCGAGGTCATAACAATGTTCAAGGGGCAAGTGATTTTGGTAGCATGCCAGACCGTTTTCCCGGATACCAATTCGTTACGGATGATGAAGTGCGTGCTCGATTTGAAAAGAAGTGGGCTGTTGATTTACCTAAGGAGCCGGGGTTAAATAACCATGAGATGGTTGAGGCCATTCATGAAGGGAACTTAGATGTTCTTTACTTAAAAGGTGAAGACATGGGTATTGTTGATGCAAATGCGAACTACGTGCAAGCTGCATTTGAAAAACTCGACTTTTTTGTGGTACAAGACGTATTTCTTTCAAGAACGGCTCAATTTGCTGATGTTGTCTTACCTGCAAGCCCGAGCCTCGAGAAAGATGGCACGTTTACCAACACAGAACGTCGCTTCCAACGCCTATATAAAGTACTTGAACCTCTTGGTGAATCAAAGCCGGATTGGCAGATCATTAAAGAAATTGCAAACCGATTAGATGCAAACTGGACATATGAACACCCTAGTGAAATAATGGACGAAGCGGCATTACTTACTCCGCTATTTGCAGGTGTAAGCTATGATCGTTTAGAAGGTTATGATAGTTTACAATGGCCGGTTGCGAAAGATGGTACCGACACTCCATTACTCTTTAAAGATGAATTTCCTCTTCCAGAAGGAAAAGCGAGATTATGGCCTGTCGAGTGGACAAAGCCGCTTCAGTTTGATGAAGAGTATGATATTCATGTAAATAATGGTCGAATTCTCGAGCATTTCCATGAAGGGAATATGACGTATCGGTCAAAAGCAATTACAGAAAAGACACCTAGAGAATTTTTAGAGGTTTCACCAGAGCTAGCAAAAGAACGTGGAATTGAAGATGGGACAAAAGTGCGCCTTACTTCTCCATACGGCAGTGTCAAAGTAAGTTGCATTGTGACTGATCGTGTGAAAGGCAAAGAGGTATACTTGCCTATGAATACAAGTAGTGAAGGAGCTATTAATTACATTACAAGTTCTCATTCGGATAAAGATACTGACACACCAGCGTATAAGGAGATCTCAGCTAAAATGGAAATTCTTGAGGCAAAAGGGGAAAGTCCTCTTCCGAGAATTAATTATCGCTATGGAAATCCACAACCGCAAATTGGTGTAAGGGTAGAAGAGAAATGGGCGCGTGCAGACTATACATTCCCTGGGGACCTAGTAAAAGAAAGGAGAGCTAAAAATGGCTAA
- a CDS encoding formate/nitrite transporter family protein: protein MYRDTLHTLNKQAKGKYGLLQKSPLRYLLAAILAGAYVGVGSLVLFAVGQPLDEAGSPFLTIMTGATFGIALALVLWAGSELFTGNNLIFTVSSLSKVTKWKHTLLIWVWSYIGNLIGALLLAGLVFMSGIFAGVGSDDYMMTLAADKMNAPAMELFFRGILCNWIVCLAIWTSLRAEGDIAKLFLIFVLIFAFIASSFEHSVANMSILGIALMHGGSEMVTISGFFNNLIPVTLGNIIGGAIFVGGLYFTISYTNTEYQEEDFNDKSS, encoded by the coding sequence TTGTACAGAGACACTCTTCATACGCTGAATAAACAAGCAAAAGGAAAATATGGACTCCTACAGAAGTCTCCATTGCGTTATTTGCTCGCTGCCATCTTGGCAGGTGCATACGTAGGTGTTGGCTCGCTTGTCTTGTTCGCAGTAGGACAACCACTTGATGAGGCCGGATCACCGTTTTTAACGATCATGACTGGGGCAACATTTGGTATAGCACTGGCTCTTGTTCTCTGGGCAGGTTCGGAATTATTTACTGGGAACAATTTAATTTTCACTGTCAGTTCATTATCGAAAGTAACAAAGTGGAAACATACGCTACTCATTTGGGTTTGGAGCTACATTGGTAATTTAATTGGTGCCTTGTTACTTGCAGGTCTTGTTTTTATGTCTGGCATATTTGCCGGAGTGGGTTCAGATGACTATATGATGACTTTGGCTGCTGATAAAATGAACGCTCCAGCAATGGAATTGTTTTTTCGAGGTATTTTATGTAACTGGATCGTTTGTTTAGCAATTTGGACCTCTTTGAGAGCCGAAGGAGACATTGCTAAGCTTTTTTTAATCTTTGTATTGATATTCGCTTTTATTGCGTCAAGTTTTGAACATAGTGTGGCCAACATGTCCATTTTAGGAATAGCTCTTATGCACGGTGGTTCTGAAATGGTAACTATTAGCGGCTTCTTCAATAACCTAATCCCAGTTACGCTTGGAAACATTATTGGTGGGGCAATCTTTGTTGGTGGCCTATACTTTACAATCAGTTACACCAATACAGAGTATCAAGAAGAAGACTTCAATGATAAAAGTAGTTAA
- the moaD gene encoding molybdopterin converting factor subunit 1, translating to MITVLFFAGLEEKAGVSKVEVDFSGKTIKDLKSWAESTYNLGEGTLEHMLTAVNEEFAYDRDQIHPNDTVAFIPPVSGG from the coding sequence ATGATTACGGTGCTGTTTTTTGCAGGTTTAGAAGAGAAGGCGGGAGTTTCAAAGGTAGAAGTGGATTTCAGTGGCAAGACAATTAAAGACCTGAAAAGTTGGGCTGAATCGACATACAACTTAGGGGAAGGAACTTTGGAACATATGTTAACCGCGGTAAATGAAGAGTTTGCATATGATCGTGATCAAATTCATCCAAATGATACAGTAGCATTTATTCCCCCTGTAAGTGGAGGGTAA
- a CDS encoding molybdenum cofactor biosynthesis protein MoaE, which yields MYHLTKEPINVQPIINQVTDRNCGAIATFIGTVRELTAGKKTLRLEYHAYEDMAVKMLERIGNEVEQKWEGSKVAITHRLGMLEISDIAIVIAVSSPHRKAAYEGNAYAMERIKEMVPIWKKEFWEDGSEWVGDQLEKTPYKGGQPS from the coding sequence ATGTATCATTTAACAAAAGAGCCGATTAATGTGCAGCCAATTATTAATCAAGTAACTGATCGGAATTGTGGTGCCATTGCTACTTTTATAGGGACTGTGCGAGAGCTCACAGCGGGAAAAAAAACTCTCCGACTTGAGTATCATGCCTATGAAGATATGGCCGTAAAGATGCTTGAGCGTATCGGCAATGAAGTTGAGCAGAAATGGGAAGGCTCGAAAGTTGCGATTACTCATAGGCTTGGAATGTTAGAGATTAGTGATATTGCCATCGTAATTGCGGTTAGTTCACCACACCGAAAGGCGGCTTATGAAGGAAACGCTTATGCGATGGAACGTATAAAGGAAATGGTCCCTATTTGGAAAAAAGAGTTTTGGGAAGATGGAAGTGAGTGGGTTGGAGACCAATTGGAGAAAACCCCTTACAAAGGAGGACAACCGTCATGA
- the mobB gene encoding molybdopterin-guanine dinucleotide biosynthesis protein B: MGKVFQVIGYKNSGKTTLVEELIQLLIEDGLRVATLKHHGHGGIPLGSTDSDRFSSAGAISSIVEGDGVIKLVAQKKNWALNELVQKQFILSSPDIILVEGWKNNEAYGKVVLLRGEADLPLLQLTNVRCAISIEKLELHKTGVPIFNRSDKKAYQTFIRKYIQESESEIHVSFNKRAD, translated from the coding sequence TTGGGTAAAGTCTTCCAAGTAATAGGCTATAAGAATTCTGGTAAAACAACATTAGTGGAAGAACTTATTCAATTATTAATAGAAGATGGGCTTCGGGTGGCTACATTAAAGCATCATGGACATGGGGGAATTCCTCTAGGTAGTACGGATAGCGATCGCTTTTCGAGCGCTGGAGCTATTTCATCAATTGTAGAAGGAGATGGGGTCATTAAGTTAGTTGCTCAAAAGAAAAATTGGGCGCTTAATGAGTTAGTGCAAAAGCAATTCATTCTGTCTTCACCTGATATTATCTTAGTAGAAGGTTGGAAAAATAATGAAGCTTACGGAAAAGTTGTCTTGTTAAGAGGCGAGGCAGATTTGCCACTTTTGCAGTTGACAAATGTTCGATGTGCCATATCAATAGAAAAGTTGGAACTGCATAAAACAGGTGTTCCAATTTTTAATCGAAGTGATAAAAAGGCGTATCAAACATTTATTCGAAAGTACATACAAGAAAGTGAGAGTGAAATTCATGTATCATTTAACAAAAGAGCCGATTAA
- a CDS encoding molybdopterin molybdotransferase MoeA, with amino-acid sequence MVERRKPIQIGEAVSLVMGYKLKRQKESVPLIQSSGRFLAENIVADHDVPPFDRSPYDGYAIRADDTKDASRENPAKFVVVGEIGAGTVYEHVVSPGEAVRIMTGAKIPAGCDAVVMLEIVRETKQGEIELVRKINPNDNISFQGEDTKKSTLITSEGTYIHPGIVAQLATFGYASVATAKKPRVGILATGSELLEVNQPLSPGKIRNSNAYMVAAQVIRAGAEPVMYGQVPDDLDECVNVISTMLNEVDVLVTTGGASVGDYDLVPGIIERFQAELLFNKVAMRPGSVTTAAVIEGKVFFGLSGNPGACFVGFELFVRPLIKQALFANNIHLEKSKGRLGVDFPKPNPFTRLVRGRLEEEDGTHMVYPSGLDKSGSVGSLAEADLFIVLPGGTRGYEQGMEVDLLLLESQKGSDSPWVKSSK; translated from the coding sequence TTGGTAGAACGAAGAAAACCGATTCAAATTGGAGAAGCTGTTTCCCTTGTGATGGGATACAAGTTGAAAAGGCAGAAAGAAAGTGTTCCACTCATACAAAGCAGTGGTCGCTTTTTAGCAGAAAATATTGTTGCGGATCACGATGTCCCACCATTTGACCGATCTCCTTATGATGGGTATGCAATACGAGCGGATGATACAAAAGATGCTTCGCGGGAAAACCCAGCGAAGTTTGTAGTGGTTGGAGAGATAGGCGCAGGTACGGTTTATGAACATGTTGTTAGTCCTGGAGAAGCAGTGCGTATTATGACCGGTGCAAAAATACCAGCAGGGTGTGACGCAGTTGTTATGCTTGAAATTGTTAGAGAGACAAAGCAAGGGGAAATAGAGCTCGTTCGGAAGATTAATCCAAATGACAACATTTCTTTTCAAGGGGAAGATACGAAGAAGAGCACTCTAATTACTAGTGAGGGAACGTATATTCATCCTGGAATTGTGGCTCAATTGGCGACTTTTGGTTATGCATCTGTCGCTACCGCTAAAAAACCTCGAGTTGGTATTTTAGCGACAGGTAGTGAATTGTTGGAAGTAAATCAGCCCCTCAGTCCCGGTAAGATTCGTAATAGCAATGCATATATGGTTGCCGCACAAGTTATCCGTGCTGGTGCTGAACCAGTTATGTATGGACAAGTACCTGATGACTTAGACGAATGTGTTAACGTTATTTCTACAATGTTAAATGAAGTAGATGTGTTAGTGACTACTGGTGGAGCTTCTGTAGGTGACTATGATCTCGTTCCAGGAATTATTGAGCGTTTTCAAGCAGAGTTATTGTTTAACAAGGTAGCGATGAGACCCGGTAGTGTCACAACCGCAGCAGTAATTGAAGGTAAGGTATTTTTTGGTCTGTCTGGAAACCCCGGAGCGTGCTTTGTAGGCTTTGAATTATTTGTAAGACCCTTAATTAAACAAGCACTTTTTGCAAATAACATACATTTAGAAAAAAGCAAAGGCCGCTTGGGTGTAGATTTTCCAAAGCCAAACCCTTTTACCAGACTCGTACGTGGACGATTGGAAGAAGAAGATGGAACGCATATGGTTTATCCTTCTGGTCTGGATAAGTCGGGCTCGGTTGGTTCCCTTGCTGAAGCAGATCTCTTTATTGTCTTGCCTGGTGGAACGAGAGGGTACGAGCAAGGAATGGAAGTGGACTTGTTGTTGCTAGAAAGTCAAAAAGGAAGTGACTCGCCTTGGGTAAAGTCTTCCAAGTAA